From Halorubrum salinarum, the proteins below share one genomic window:
- a CDS encoding radical SAM protein → MISKGCEQCAKGGKMVLFVYGYCDQRDCFYCPLGENRKNVTDVYANERKVESDEDVIEEAKRMSALGTSITGGEPQEAMAKTTRYLELLKDEFGEDHHTHLYTGITGGRENMRRLSEAGLDEIRFHPPLEMWGDMHGTEWEEILHIAREEGLTPAFEIPGIRAEPEFLEFLDEGAAEFCNINEFEMSDGNYRRMQAEGFELQEGHMSAVEGSKDDAILEEMASHEKVYFCTSVFKDAAQHRNRLKRMARNIRREFDEVTDDGTLVYGKAFADPERFEALGVPEEFYTVKSNHVEVAWWLLEEMVEDGDLDEGEIVEQYPTVDGTVVERTPVA, encoded by the coding sequence ATGATCTCCAAGGGCTGTGAACAGTGCGCCAAGGGCGGGAAGATGGTACTTTTCGTCTACGGGTACTGCGACCAGCGGGACTGCTTCTACTGCCCCCTCGGAGAGAACCGGAAGAACGTCACCGACGTGTACGCCAACGAGCGGAAAGTCGAGTCGGACGAAGACGTGATCGAGGAGGCAAAGCGCATGAGCGCGCTCGGCACCTCGATCACCGGCGGCGAGCCGCAGGAGGCGATGGCGAAGACGACCCGGTACCTCGAACTCCTGAAAGACGAGTTCGGCGAGGACCACCACACCCACCTCTACACCGGGATCACGGGCGGCCGCGAGAACATGCGTCGCCTCTCGGAGGCGGGCCTCGACGAGATCCGCTTCCACCCGCCGCTGGAGATGTGGGGCGACATGCACGGCACCGAGTGGGAGGAGATCCTCCACATCGCCCGCGAGGAGGGGCTCACGCCCGCCTTCGAGATCCCCGGCATCCGCGCGGAACCGGAGTTCTTGGAGTTCTTAGACGAGGGCGCCGCGGAGTTCTGTAACATCAACGAGTTCGAGATGTCCGACGGGAACTACCGCCGGATGCAAGCGGAGGGGTTCGAGCTCCAGGAGGGCCACATGTCCGCCGTCGAGGGGTCGAAGGACGACGCCATCCTCGAGGAGATGGCGAGCCACGAGAAGGTGTACTTCTGTACGTCGGTGTTCAAAGACGCCGCCCAGCACCGGAACCGCCTCAAGCGGATGGCGCGGAACATCCGCCGCGAGTTCGACGAGGTGACCGACGACGGGACTCTGGTCTACGGGAAGGCGTTCGCCGACCCCGAGCGGTTCGAGGCGCTCGGCGTCCCCGAGGAGTTCTACACCGTGAAATCGAACCACGTCGAGGTGGCGTGGTGGCTGCTCGAAGAGATGGTCGAGGACGGCGACCTCGACGAGGGCGAGATCGTCGAGCAGTACCCGACCGTCGACGGGACGGTCGTCGAGCGCACCCCGGTCGCCTGA
- a CDS encoding DUF7130 family rubredoxin-like protein produces MASEEPVFADVSIGQAVYNEDGERLGSIRGVDDDGFYVASPSGTDTLTLTDARDVFGTAYVMWRCWECGEMGEIGDQLPANCPSCDAPREELYYWAED; encoded by the coding sequence ATGGCCTCCGAAGAACCCGTATTCGCCGACGTGAGCATCGGACAGGCGGTGTACAACGAGGACGGGGAGCGGCTCGGCTCGATCCGCGGGGTCGACGACGACGGCTTCTACGTCGCGTCGCCGTCGGGCACGGACACACTGACGCTCACCGACGCGCGCGACGTGTTCGGCACCGCGTACGTGATGTGGCGCTGCTGGGAGTGCGGCGAGATGGGCGAGATCGGCGACCAGCTCCCCGCGAACTGCCCGAGCTGCGACGCGCCCCGCGAGGAGCTGTACTACTGGGCCGAGGATTGA
- a CDS encoding succinylglutamate desuccinylase/aspartoacylase family protein encodes MITLGTARAAPGETDTGRLEVGEMRDGSPVRLPVAAVNGAADGPTLYVQAVSDGDELNGLGVVNRVVPRLDPAELSGSVLVVGIVNHFAFQAAEHRNPVDDRKMNRGYPGDADGTTSERIAHETFQVAKRADYILDLHQGSTSRMINETRVRCGVRHRLHGDCLELAKAFGCGHVLDIKGPDGQLARAGPEHGIPTVDPELGGCVGWDEESIRYGVEGVFNVLRHYGFLDGDAALDSQTRARGFDQYGSPAGGLVRFERELGERVSAGDVLFEVTDTFGALEGRVTADTDGIFWRTRRLPQVAAGEYVCSIGTNVDEY; translated from the coding sequence ATGATAACGCTGGGAACGGCCCGCGCCGCTCCGGGCGAGACGGACACGGGCCGTCTCGAGGTGGGGGAGATGCGGGACGGGAGCCCCGTCCGGCTGCCGGTCGCCGCGGTCAACGGCGCGGCCGACGGGCCGACGCTGTACGTCCAGGCGGTGAGCGACGGCGACGAGCTGAACGGGCTCGGCGTCGTCAACCGCGTCGTCCCGCGCCTCGACCCGGCCGAGCTGTCCGGGTCGGTCCTCGTCGTCGGCATCGTGAACCACTTCGCGTTCCAGGCGGCGGAACACCGGAACCCGGTCGACGACCGGAAGATGAACCGCGGCTACCCCGGCGACGCCGACGGGACGACGAGCGAGCGGATCGCCCACGAGACGTTCCAGGTCGCCAAGCGCGCCGACTACATCCTCGACCTCCACCAGGGGTCGACGAGCCGGATGATAAACGAGACGCGCGTCCGCTGCGGCGTCCGCCACCGCCTCCACGGCGACTGCTTAGAGCTCGCGAAGGCGTTCGGCTGCGGGCACGTCCTCGACATCAAGGGCCCGGACGGCCAGCTCGCCCGGGCCGGTCCGGAACACGGGATCCCCACCGTCGACCCCGAGCTCGGCGGCTGCGTCGGCTGGGACGAGGAGTCGATCCGGTACGGCGTCGAGGGCGTGTTCAACGTGCTCCGGCACTACGGGTTCCTCGACGGCGACGCCGCCCTCGACTCGCAGACGCGCGCCCGCGGCTTCGACCAGTACGGCTCGCCCGCCGGCGGCTTGGTCCGCTTCGAGCGCGAACTCGGCGAGCGCGTCTCGGCCGGCGACGTCCTCTTCGAGGTGACCGACACCTTCGGCGCCTTGGAGGGCCGCGTCACCGCCGACACGGACGGGATATTCTGGCGGACGCGTCGGCTCCCGCAGGTGGCCGCAGGCGAGTACGTCTGCTCGATCGGTACCAACGTCGACGAGTACTGA
- a CDS encoding DUF7108 domain-containing protein yields the protein MTRTDDDPPEWAKERAREMMAAGDEEAADDPADAVDSPDPDDERVPDVPVEAVEEAERLTRLAREAESAEPTPEIEQAAAQYRERRDALAAEYGYTARVREEDDALVLYPDEWMDEGTVQLDRVEDTDRAVEVSLSGPGDADRYREVAAYNEAVAAAVAEREAAVHARTAETFATFMSNHYVRTVDDATPEMRAEFREEYLVRNGWPTDEQLDAVDESLSVIESVAADVDVDDVAVDDVDDPAADESGDAGGSAADESPDAADSPDTSDSA from the coding sequence ATGACGCGAACTGACGACGACCCGCCCGAGTGGGCCAAGGAGCGGGCGCGCGAGATGATGGCGGCGGGAGACGAGGAGGCGGCCGACGACCCCGCGGACGCCGTGGACTCGCCCGATCCCGACGACGAGCGCGTCCCGGACGTGCCGGTCGAGGCGGTCGAGGAGGCGGAGCGGCTCACGCGGCTCGCCCGCGAGGCCGAATCCGCGGAGCCGACCCCGGAGATCGAGCAGGCGGCCGCGCAGTACCGCGAGCGGCGCGACGCCCTCGCGGCCGAGTACGGCTACACCGCGCGCGTCCGCGAGGAGGACGACGCGCTCGTCCTGTACCCCGACGAGTGGATGGACGAGGGGACGGTTCAACTCGACCGCGTCGAGGACACCGACCGCGCGGTCGAGGTGTCGCTGTCCGGTCCCGGCGACGCCGACCGCTACCGCGAGGTGGCCGCGTACAACGAGGCGGTGGCCGCGGCGGTCGCCGAGCGCGAGGCCGCGGTCCACGCGCGCACCGCGGAGACGTTCGCGACGTTCATGAGCAACCACTACGTCCGCACGGTCGACGACGCGACCCCGGAGATGCGGGCGGAGTTCCGCGAGGAGTACCTGGTCCGGAACGGGTGGCCGACCGACGAGCAGCTCGACGCCGTCGACGAGTCGCTGTCCGTGATCGAGTCCGTCGCCGCCGACGTGGACGTCGACGACGTGGCGGTCGACGACGTGGACGATCCCGCTGCCGACGAATCAGGCGACGCCGGCGGGTCCGCCGCCGACGAATCCCCCGACGCCGCGGACTCACCCGACACGAGCGACTCGGCGTAG
- a CDS encoding caspase family protein, translated as MSIDIDPLREADGITVTDHIENTQFDVYTDRPVEPRRRPESDHYFPVDASVAVETGAIEIPRVAVVETRAGDGTLLTHGDCYTMPDGTYHVGINPAPTKLYLTFDAGFSVSTTDRTTRIDLDAPGTVGLGFRSLHQTPAGTITAPTDPESLMDAVSLLGSALQTTSPERSFPTLRGHPPLIEPGDEFRVPERVEPVDSGVRIVVPPEYRYLYPVVSLAYYFAADVVPGDDPRIEGDGWTYPLEPGFEARTAQVLRQSFHMDCLARTEGFYPVDLHERETTGLDLDWGRLYDLPLAERLGEYLDVPFEAVEPELPQWTLTTDVRPDPENVEMLPFVAGELSIVRSPETVTPVEDDGGVGVGFLGGADRSSARATRREAPAGGIGLGDDEFVRGGASAAATRGADASAERGAVAAQTDFVRPEPVDTVEHAWVGDGVPLDANKATLDAYHRRLEAGQVEQSRISVLVVCNDEQMREEGNVADLYGLRDMVQFDIEVRHDLTRAEMRETLESDVDFLHYIGHVDDRGMQCADSYLDLTDEDLEIGVSAFLLNACQSYQQGEALVHRGSRGGIVTLSDVANSPATTLGRIIARLMNSGFNLRTALHVAKRELITGHQYIVVGDGGTTVCQSRSGVALVINLRNENKSGWDVNVGTFPNGPYGVGTMTTLNLNQDGSNHIVPSTINITSIDDEEVASFLDLENTPIFYNGELTWNDKIETIKDRD; from the coding sequence ATGAGCATCGACATCGACCCGCTGCGCGAGGCCGACGGGATCACCGTCACGGACCACATCGAGAACACCCAGTTCGACGTGTACACCGACCGGCCGGTCGAGCCGCGACGACGGCCCGAATCGGACCACTACTTCCCGGTCGACGCCAGCGTCGCCGTCGAGACCGGGGCGATCGAGATCCCGCGCGTCGCGGTCGTCGAGACGCGCGCCGGCGACGGGACGCTGCTCACCCACGGCGACTGCTACACGATGCCGGACGGGACGTACCACGTCGGGATCAACCCGGCGCCGACGAAGCTGTACCTCACCTTCGACGCCGGCTTCTCCGTCTCGACGACCGACCGGACCACCCGGATCGACCTCGACGCGCCGGGGACCGTCGGGCTCGGCTTCCGGTCGCTCCACCAGACGCCGGCGGGGACGATCACCGCCCCGACCGACCCCGAGTCGCTGATGGACGCCGTCTCGCTGCTCGGCTCCGCGCTCCAGACGACCAGTCCCGAGCGGTCGTTCCCCACCTTGCGGGGGCATCCTCCGCTGATCGAACCCGGCGACGAGTTCCGGGTCCCCGAGCGGGTTGAGCCCGTCGACAGCGGCGTTCGGATCGTCGTCCCGCCCGAGTACCGCTACCTCTACCCAGTCGTCTCGCTGGCGTACTACTTCGCGGCCGACGTGGTGCCGGGCGACGACCCGCGGATCGAGGGCGACGGGTGGACGTACCCGCTCGAACCCGGCTTCGAGGCGCGGACCGCCCAGGTGCTCAGGCAGTCGTTCCACATGGACTGTCTCGCCCGCACGGAGGGGTTCTACCCGGTCGACCTCCACGAGCGCGAGACGACCGGCCTCGACCTCGACTGGGGGCGGCTGTACGACCTCCCGCTCGCGGAGCGGCTCGGCGAGTACCTCGACGTGCCCTTCGAGGCGGTCGAGCCAGAGCTGCCGCAGTGGACTCTGACGACGGACGTCCGACCCGACCCGGAGAACGTGGAGATGCTCCCGTTCGTCGCGGGCGAGCTGTCCATCGTTCGCTCGCCGGAGACCGTCACGCCGGTGGAGGATGACGGAGGAGTCGGCGTCGGCTTCCTGGGCGGCGCGGACCGGAGTTCCGCGCGGGCGACGAGGCGGGAGGCCCCGGCCGGCGGCATCGGCCTCGGAGACGACGAGTTCGTGCGCGGCGGCGCGAGCGCGGCGGCCACCCGCGGCGCGGACGCCTCCGCGGAGCGCGGCGCCGTCGCCGCCCAGACCGACTTCGTCCGCCCGGAGCCGGTCGACACCGTCGAGCACGCGTGGGTCGGCGACGGCGTCCCGCTCGACGCGAACAAGGCGACGCTCGACGCGTACCACCGTCGGCTCGAAGCGGGTCAGGTCGAGCAGTCGCGCATCTCCGTCCTCGTCGTCTGTAACGACGAGCAGATGCGCGAGGAGGGCAACGTCGCCGACCTCTACGGGCTCCGCGACATGGTCCAGTTCGACATCGAGGTGCGCCACGACCTCACGCGCGCGGAGATGCGCGAGACCCTCGAATCCGACGTGGACTTCCTCCACTACATCGGACACGTCGACGACCGCGGGATGCAGTGCGCGGACAGCTACCTCGACCTGACCGACGAGGACCTCGAGATCGGCGTCAGCGCCTTCCTTCTCAACGCCTGCCAGTCCTACCAGCAGGGCGAGGCCCTGGTCCACCGCGGCTCGCGCGGCGGCATCGTCACGCTCTCCGACGTGGCGAACTCGCCCGCGACGACGCTCGGCCGGATCATCGCCCGCCTGATGAACAGCGGGTTCAACCTCCGCACCGCGCTTCACGTGGCGAAGCGCGAACTGATTACCGGCCACCAGTACATCGTGGTGGGCGACGGGGGGACGACCGTTTGTCAGAGCAGGAGCGGTGTAGCATTAGTAATCAATCTAAGAAATGAGAACAAATCAGGCTGGGATGTGAATGTTGGAACGTTCCCAAATGGCCCATATGGGGTAGGGACCATGACAACACTGAATTTAAACCAAGATGGCTCTAATCATATTGTTCCATCGACAATAAACATAACCTCAATAGACGATGAGGAGGTTGCTTCCTTCCTTGACCTGGAAAATACACCGATTTTTTACAACGGCGAATTAACTTGGAATGATAAGATTGAGACGATTAAGGACCGGGATTAG
- a CDS encoding inorganic diphosphatase yields MVNLWEDLETGPNTPDEIYAVVECLKGERNKYEYDKDIPGVVLDRVLHSNVHYPYDYGFIPQSYYDDEDPFDVMVLVEDQTFPGCVVEARPVALMKMDDDGEQDDKVIAVPTEDPRFDHIEDLDDIPQQTLDEIDEFFATYKNLEAGKEVETLGWEDKAAAKDAIEHAQDLYDEHFA; encoded by the coding sequence ATGGTCAACCTCTGGGAGGATCTCGAGACGGGACCGAACACGCCGGACGAGATCTACGCCGTCGTCGAGTGTCTCAAAGGCGAGCGCAACAAGTACGAGTACGACAAGGACATCCCCGGCGTCGTCTTGGACCGCGTGCTCCACTCGAACGTCCACTACCCGTACGACTACGGGTTCATCCCGCAGTCGTACTACGACGACGAGGACCCCTTCGACGTGATGGTGCTCGTCGAGGACCAGACGTTCCCCGGCTGCGTCGTCGAGGCCCGCCCCGTCGCGCTGATGAAGATGGACGACGACGGCGAGCAGGACGACAAGGTGATCGCGGTGCCGACCGAGGACCCGCGGTTCGACCACATCGAGGACCTCGATGACATCCCGCAGCAGACCCTCGACGAGATAGACGAGTTCTTCGCGACCTACAAGAACCTCGAGGCCGGCAAGGAGGTCGAAACGCTCGGCTGGGAGGACAAGGCCGCCGCGAAGGACGCCATCGAGCACGCGCAGGACCTGTACGACGAGCACTTCGCGTAA
- a CDS encoding PadR family transcriptional regulator gives MSEAQTVTDESRAASDLTAFQQNILTILAEEPMYGLAIKRELEAYYGSEVNHGRLYPNLDDLVDDGLVEKSELDKRTNQYELTEEGHDVVLGQIEWVLDRFVTDEERADEVRALLE, from the coding sequence ATGTCAGAGGCACAAACAGTCACTGATGAATCGAGGGCGGCGAGCGATCTCACGGCGTTCCAGCAGAACATCCTCACCATCCTGGCCGAGGAGCCGATGTACGGTCTCGCGATCAAGCGGGAGCTGGAGGCGTACTACGGCTCCGAAGTGAACCACGGCCGCCTGTACCCCAACCTCGACGATCTCGTCGACGACGGGCTCGTCGAAAAGAGCGAACTCGACAAGCGGACGAACCAGTACGAGCTCACCGAGGAGGGCCACGACGTGGTCCTCGGGCAGATCGAGTGGGTCCTCGACCGGTTCGTCACCGACGAGGAGCGCGCGGACGAGGTCCGCGCGCTGCTGGAGTAG
- a CDS encoding transcription initiation factor IIB yields MTRPTRQRDHDRQRVGDEDAEEAEIDIEDVDELDPEDFDPEDLTRTADGELIHEETGMIIEDEQIDPGPEWRAFNHSERQEKSRVGAPTTKTMHDKGLTTTIDWKDKDAYGRSISSKKRSQMHRLRKWQERIRTKDAGERNLQFALSEIDRMASALGVPRSVREVASVIYRRALNEDLIRGRSIEGVSTAALYAACRKEGIPRSLEEISEVSRVDRKEIGRTYRYISQELGLEMRPVDPKKYVPRFSSELELSEEVQSKANEIIETTAEQGLLSGKSPTGYAAAAIYAASLLCNEKKTQREVADVAQVTEVTIRNRYQEQIEAMGIHS; encoded by the coding sequence ATGACACGGCCCACCCGGCAACGGGATCACGACCGGCAGCGCGTGGGGGACGAGGACGCCGAGGAAGCGGAGATAGACATCGAGGACGTCGACGAGTTGGACCCCGAGGACTTCGATCCGGAGGACCTCACCCGGACGGCCGACGGGGAGCTGATACACGAGGAGACGGGGATGATCATCGAGGACGAGCAGATCGATCCCGGCCCGGAGTGGCGCGCGTTCAACCACTCGGAGCGGCAGGAGAAGTCGCGCGTCGGCGCCCCGACGACGAAGACGATGCACGACAAGGGGCTGACGACGACCATCGACTGGAAGGACAAGGACGCCTACGGCCGCTCCATCTCCTCGAAGAAGCGGTCGCAGATGCACCGCTTACGGAAGTGGCAGGAGCGAATTCGGACGAAGGACGCGGGCGAGCGAAACCTCCAGTTCGCGCTCTCCGAGATCGACCGAATGGCCAGCGCGCTCGGCGTGCCGCGCTCGGTACGCGAGGTGGCGTCGGTGATCTATCGACGGGCCCTGAACGAGGACCTCATCCGGGGGCGCTCGATAGAGGGCGTCTCCACCGCCGCGCTGTACGCCGCCTGCCGCAAGGAGGGGATCCCCCGCAGCCTCGAGGAGATTTCGGAGGTCTCGCGGGTCGACCGCAAGGAGATCGGCCGGACGTACCGCTACATCTCCCAGGAGCTCGGCTTAGAGATGCGGCCGGTCGACCCGAAGAAGTACGTCCCGCGCTTCTCCTCGGAGCTGGAGCTCTCCGAGGAGGTCCAGTCGAAGGCCAACGAGATCATCGAGACGACGGCCGAGCAGGGCCTCCTCTCCGGGAAGTCGCCCACCGGCTACGCCGCCGCCGCCATCTACGCCGCGTCGCTGCTCTGTAACGAGAAGAAGACCCAGCGCGAGGTCGCCGACGTGGCGCAGGTCACCGAGGTCACCATCCGCAACCGGTACCAAGAGCAGATCGAAGCGATGGGCATCCACAGTTAG
- the rnhA gene encoding ribonuclease HI, translated as MPTIDCDPTAARERLADAGVRIDEGNTPHERWRADRDGAVAVAYDDKVVVQGSDPTRLTALLRDGGGRAHVYFDGASRGNPGPAAVGWCLVTSDGVVAEGGERIGRATNNQAEYAALIRALEAADEYGFDAVDVRGDSQLTVKQVRGEWNANDPELRERRVRARELLERFDRWSIAHVPREINERADDLANEALDDAN; from the coding sequence ATGCCGACGATCGACTGCGACCCGACGGCCGCGCGCGAGCGGCTCGCGGACGCCGGCGTCCGGATCGACGAGGGGAACACGCCCCACGAGCGGTGGCGCGCCGACCGCGACGGGGCCGTCGCGGTCGCGTACGACGACAAGGTCGTCGTCCAGGGGAGCGACCCCACCCGCCTGACCGCCCTGCTTCGCGACGGCGGCGGCCGCGCGCACGTCTACTTCGACGGGGCCTCCCGCGGGAACCCGGGCCCGGCCGCGGTGGGCTGGTGCCTGGTCACGTCCGACGGCGTCGTCGCCGAGGGCGGCGAGCGCATCGGCCGCGCGACGAACAACCAGGCCGAGTACGCGGCGCTGATCCGCGCGCTGGAGGCGGCCGACGAGTACGGCTTCGACGCGGTCGACGTCCGCGGCGACTCCCAGCTGACCGTCAAGCAAGTCCGCGGCGAGTGGAACGCCAACGACCCGGAGCTGCGCGAGCGGCGGGTCCGCGCCCGGGAGCTGCTGGAGCGGTTCGACCGCTGGTCGATCGCCCACGTACCGCGGGAGATAAACGAGCGCGCCGACGACTTGGCGAACGAGGCACTCGATGACGCGAACTGA
- a CDS encoding helix-turn-helix transcriptional regulator, with product MTAEDGHDGAQYLAGSPVRVAILRALREEPRRPAELTDAVDATRTTVQRILGGFRERNWVVKRDADYRVTPTGVRVHDAYEALLTEVERGERYGRFAETVERVGVDFPPEGIPDSDLTVASDQNPLAVVDRLTDLLRESRGAEIRAVSPVVLQQFNDAAAAALDGGADVELIIDRDVADASVAEFGPATDRALYDDDATVYVSAEPIEYGLVRCGDVACVAAYDERNNPRCVLESTDETVVDWVDEAFASLRDEATPLSAVVERV from the coding sequence ATGACGGCCGAGGACGGACACGACGGCGCACAGTACCTCGCCGGCTCGCCCGTTCGGGTCGCGATACTCCGGGCGCTGCGCGAGGAGCCGCGGCGTCCGGCCGAACTGACCGACGCGGTCGACGCGACCCGAACGACGGTTCAGCGGATCCTCGGGGGGTTCCGCGAGCGGAACTGGGTCGTGAAACGCGACGCCGACTACCGGGTGACGCCGACCGGAGTACGCGTTCACGACGCGTACGAGGCGCTCCTGACCGAGGTGGAACGCGGCGAGCGCTACGGGCGGTTCGCCGAGACCGTCGAGCGTGTCGGCGTCGACTTCCCGCCGGAGGGGATCCCCGACAGCGACCTCACGGTGGCGTCCGATCAGAACCCGCTGGCGGTGGTCGACCGGCTCACGGACCTCCTCCGCGAGAGCCGCGGCGCCGAGATCCGGGCCGTCTCCCCGGTCGTCCTCCAGCAGTTCAACGACGCGGCGGCCGCGGCGCTGGACGGCGGCGCGGACGTGGAGCTGATCATCGACCGCGACGTCGCCGACGCGTCGGTCGCGGAGTTCGGTCCGGCGACGGACCGCGCCCTGTACGACGACGACGCGACGGTGTACGTGAGCGCCGAGCCGATAGAGTACGGGCTCGTCCGGTGCGGCGACGTCGCGTGCGTGGCCGCGTACGACGAGCGGAACAACCCGCGATGCGTGCTCGAATCGACGGACGAGACCGTCGTCGACTGGGTCGACGAGGCGTTCGCGTCGCTTCGGGACGAGGCGACGCCGCTCTCCGCCGTCGTCGAACGCGTCTGA
- a CDS encoding DUF7503 family protein, with protein MHESVADYLAEHPKMAGVLFTALLLLTQAAPAVANQAASNPGP; from the coding sequence ATGCACGAAAGTGTCGCAGATTACCTGGCAGAGCACCCAAAAATGGCCGGCGTCCTGTTCACCGCGCTGCTGCTGTTAACGCAGGCGGCGCCTGCGGTGGCGAATCAGGCAGCTTCTAATCCCGGTCCTTAA
- a CDS encoding preprotein translocase subunit TatA → MVSLVPAFGGVPGGPELIIIMIIAVLLFGVPLVLVAGAVVYLTTRSDDGGADADRIAELEAEVERLREQVGDEGDELEEEEESS, encoded by the coding sequence ATGGTCTCTCTCGTCCCCGCGTTCGGCGGCGTGCCCGGCGGTCCGGAGCTGATAATCATCATGATCATCGCCGTGCTCCTCTTCGGCGTGCCGCTCGTCCTCGTCGCGGGCGCGGTGGTGTACCTCACGACGCGCTCCGACGACGGAGGGGCGGACGCCGACCGAATCGCCGAACTGGAGGCGGAGGTCGAGCGCCTCCGCGAGCAGGTGGGCGACGAGGGGGACGAACTTGAGGAGGAAGAGGAGAGCTCATAA
- the nreA gene encoding DNA repair protein NreA: MRLDEFIEFEANERAERRRLAAEKDYGILDHLDSFERRFDEHVSDDAVVGSVSPSIFVGRADYPNVSTGLLSPVGREERAEAFETSAAWYDEGVSISDVFDRRTSLLNSTRGVDVADAGATGGAKSVGGGRGPAESVHDAWDGWLGVQREVAIADRPVDVEIGLDGRPDLDFDVGTEDIKTPTGPRAAAQRADLGENPHVPRPVKKTLEDDDWRAEGAMTYLYRRGFDVYEINTILSAGALGRGENRRLVPTRWSITAVDDTVGQFLRGSIRDNPTVDRIEVHRNEYLGNAFWVILVPGRWEYELVEMKSPGSIWNPDPEAGVYLAAASEGREGRTGYVEETAGAYYAARLGVLEHLDERGRQAKALVLRHVSDDYWGPVGVWQVREAVRNAFDGEFGAAETFGEAVRGVADHLPVSLGRLRRKSTLAAGLQANLADFVDAD, translated from the coding sequence ATGCGGCTCGACGAGTTCATCGAGTTCGAGGCGAACGAGCGCGCCGAGCGGCGGCGCCTCGCCGCGGAGAAGGACTACGGCATCCTCGATCACCTCGACTCCTTCGAGCGGCGCTTCGACGAACACGTCTCCGACGACGCCGTGGTCGGCAGCGTCTCGCCCTCCATCTTCGTCGGCCGCGCGGACTACCCGAACGTCTCGACGGGCCTGCTCTCGCCGGTCGGCCGCGAGGAGCGCGCGGAAGCGTTCGAGACCTCCGCGGCGTGGTACGACGAGGGCGTCTCGATTTCGGACGTGTTCGACCGCCGGACCAGCCTGCTCAACTCGACCCGCGGCGTCGACGTCGCGGACGCGGGCGCGACGGGCGGGGCGAAGTCGGTCGGAGGCGGCAGGGGGCCCGCCGAGAGCGTCCACGACGCGTGGGACGGCTGGCTGGGCGTCCAACGCGAGGTCGCGATCGCGGACCGCCCGGTCGACGTGGAGATCGGGCTCGACGGCCGCCCGGACCTCGACTTCGACGTGGGGACGGAGGACATCAAGACGCCGACGGGGCCGCGCGCCGCGGCGCAGCGCGCCGACCTCGGCGAGAACCCGCACGTGCCGCGCCCGGTGAAGAAGACGCTCGAAGACGACGACTGGCGCGCCGAGGGCGCGATGACCTACCTCTACCGCCGCGGGTTCGACGTGTACGAGATCAACACGATCCTCTCGGCGGGCGCGCTGGGGCGCGGCGAGAACCGCCGGCTCGTCCCGACGCGCTGGTCGATCACGGCCGTCGACGACACGGTCGGCCAGTTCCTCCGCGGCTCGATCCGCGACAACCCGACCGTCGATCGGATCGAGGTCCACCGCAACGAGTACCTCGGCAACGCGTTCTGGGTAATCTTGGTCCCGGGGCGCTGGGAGTACGAGCTCGTCGAGATGAAGTCGCCCGGCTCCATCTGGAACCCCGACCCCGAGGCGGGGGTATACCTCGCGGCCGCCAGCGAGGGGCGCGAGGGCCGGACCGGCTACGTCGAGGAGACGGCGGGCGCCTACTACGCGGCCCGGCTCGGCGTCTTAGAACACCTCGACGAGCGCGGCCGGCAGGCGAAGGCGCTCGTCCTCCGCCACGTCTCCGACGACTACTGGGGCCCGGTCGGCGTCTGGCAGGTGCGCGAGGCCGTCCGGAACGCCTTCGACGGCGAGTTCGGGGCCGCCGAGACGTTCGGCGAGGCGGTCCGCGGCGTCGCCGACCACCTCCCCGTCTCGCTGGGGCGCCTGCGCCGGAAGTCGACGCTCGCGGCCGGGCTCCAGGCGAACCTCGCGGACTTCGTCGACGCGGACTGA